CTGAAGATGAACAACGCTTCTACGGCGCAATTCACGACAAAGCGGCAATGATGCCGAATGCCAATCACAATGATTTTGGGCACACCATTAAAGCGTATTGGATGACCTATCTAACTGGTCATGCATTAAAAAATTCCGATTGGTCTGAGTTTGGTTTAGACGGTATGAAACACACTTTGGCTCAGGCGCAATATCAAAAAGATTTTGCCAATGTATCTAACTACTTTGGCGAGCGACTTCAGAAGATGTGGCAAGGGCAAGATATCACGGGCTGGCAAAGCAGACCGTACAGCCAATGGGCGTCATCATGGGAATGGGCTGAGCTTGATCAAGCTGCGATGACGGTATCGCTTATCGATGGTTCAATGAAAGACGTACTGCAATACACCCTGCCCACCTTTCATGATGTATGGGTAGATCATAAATACGGTGGCGTTGGGCTTGAGCCTAAGCGTACTAAAGCGTTCCATTGGGGCAATGGCTATCACCAATTTGAACATGCGCTGATTGGCTATTTATATGCTCGACAAGAGGAAGGTAAACCCGCTGTACTTCACTACGCAAGGCCAACCAACAGCAAGATGCCAATGGAACCTTATTACTATCAAGGAGATGTAATTAAATTAGAGAATCAGAGTGATGGAACGCAAAAGGTCAGTTTCAACAACATTCGACCTTGATACCTGATATTCACTCATCGGTACTTTTAGACGTGGTTAACGACTAAGACGGAACTGATGAGTGGCTAGCTGTTGACAAAGCCTGAAAAGAAGATCTTCAGGCTTTTGAAATACCGTTGAGCAACATTTATTGGTAGGAATTTAAATGAATACATAAGCAAGTGAATCTTGTCGGATCTTCAGTTAAACCATATACGGCATCACGAAATCACTTCTTATTATTCTGCTCAACCAACTTTTCATTCCACGCTTCGTTGCCGTCTCGCTTACTGACATCATATTCAGAGCAGAACTGCGATATAGTCATATTGTTGTCGCCAGTTGCTAACTTTAATGCCAATTGAACTTGTTGAAGTTTGCTTTGCAGACGAAGGTTTTGACCTGCCTTTGGGCTTTTTTCTTTAGCAAACTTTAAAGCAGCATGTTTACGTTCGGCAGCTCCCGCTCGGCGATCCGCTTCTGATAATAGATATTTTAGCTGCGCGACACTCTTGCCCTTCTTAAAGGCAGGCTCAAGCAACTCAACGCATTCATCAAATGATGGATTTATAACATATGGATCAATTCTATGCGCTTGTTGGCGCATCCACTCTAGCGCGAGCTTTTCATCTGACATAATTACATCTTTACCAAAGAAATAGCCGTACATGGTATCGCTCAATAGCAAACCGCTGCAACAACAAATTAAGCTACAGTGTCACATTTAATTTCAAGGAAATTGCAGTTTTCTAAAAGAATCCTCCTTTCACTACCACTTATTCAAACTGGATGATCGGAATAAAGTGATGCTGCGTAGATATGTTTTAGTTTGGTTAGTAAACAAGTCGTCGAAAACAAAAGTGAGAAGAAGAGAAGATATGAAGGCAATGACCCTTTCAAGACAAGATATCCAAGCAATGGACCAGCGTGAACGCGCTCGTTTAATTAACTCCTTATCGGGGTTTAAAAGCGCAAACCTTATTGGCACCTGTGACAAGCAAGGGCTAGAAAATCTTGCAGTAGTGAGCTCCGTGGTTCATTTGGGGTCGAATCCACCTTTACTCGGCTTCATCATCCGGCCTGCGGAAAGTCGCCGTCATACACTAGAAAATATCCTAGAAACTCAACACTTCACTATCAATAGTATCGGGGCGGGCTTTGTTCAAAAAGCTCATCAAACCTCCGCTCGTTATCCTAAATCAGTCTCAGAATTTAACGCGGTCGGCCTCACGCCCTATTACGATGATGTGTTCCCTGCTCCGTTTGTTTTGGAAAGCCCTCTGAAAATAGGCTTAGCCTTCAAAGAGCAGATAACAATTGAAAGTAACCAAACTCAAATGTTGATTGGTGAAGTTGTTACGGTTCACGCGCCAAAACGAGCTGTGATGCCGGACGGCTACCTAGATTTAGAAGCGTTAGATTTGGTCACGATTTCAGGGCTAGACAGTTATCATGTCACGCAGAGGCTACATCGTTTAAGCTATGCAAAACCAAATAGGTCACTATTTCCACTGACCCACGAAGGTAACCCAACCTCATGGGAGGCTTTCGAACACAATCTCACTCATTTTGCTCGGTAATTTACGGACAAAGGTGCTAACTTTCCCAACTTAACCCTGTGCACCACACAACAGCGCTAAACTACATCTATTTCCAAGGACCCTTTTGAAGTTAACTCACTTTAAATACAAGACACGCAAAGGCCCAGACTACCGACATGGCGATCAGGTGTCATTCATGGACATCAAACAGACCTTCGGTATGGGCAGCATTCGTGTGGGCGCTTGGGTAACGAAAGAAGAGAAAGAGCTCGCTGCAAATCTGATATTCGACTCGTTAGCAGACTTGGCTTACATCTTGGCTCTGCCACCAGAAGCGATTGGCCTTCGCGGCACATTAGGCTTAGCTTTCGGCAGTGGTGGCAGAAAGGGTGTACAAGCACACTATGCGCCAAACCAAAGAGAATTAGCCCTCGCTAAAAACGCAGGGGCTGGTGCGTTAGCGCATGAGTTCTGGCATGCATTTGACCACTACATTGCCGAAAAGGCGTTTGAGATTGGTGATACCTCCGGTCCTCGCAAGCAAATCTTGTTCGCCAGTGACTGTTGGCTACACGATAGAAAGGTGCGACCTCATCCATTAAACGAGAGTTTGATGTCACTGTTCGATGCCACACTACTCAGCGACAATAACCTAGACAAACACGATTACGTGGCGCGAAGTGTTATTGCCGACAAAGCGATGTCGGCCCGTTACTTCTCACTACCAACAGAGATGACGGCGCGTGCCTTTGAGTCAGTAATTGAATCCTGTTCTGATATCAAAAACGTTTATTTGGTAGATGGCACAACCAAACCGGATATGTACCCTGTGTACCCTGATATGGCGCATCGAGAAGAGATTTTCCAAGCCCTGCAAGGTTACTTCGCGCCACTAGGCCGATCTTTAAGTAAATAGCATTTTGAATCAGTAACACTTTGCAGATTTACAGTGAGTGACATGTACCATAAGTTGATCATGTGTAATCTCTGAGATAACATGTCAACAAGCGGAACATGTACAATAGTTAATTCATGAATGATTAACTATTCTGTGTATATTGAAAGAGTAAACATATCCAAAAACAACAGGGTAAATAAGTGATGAATATTGTTTCTTTTACTGAGGCCAGAAATAGCCTTAAGTCTGTGCTCGATAGAGTGGTAGACGATTCTGATGTTACGGTAATAACCAGACGAGATTCAGAAGATGCCGTGGTAATGTCTCTTGATCATTTTAATTCAATGCAAGAAACCTTGTACCTAATGAGCTCGCCTAAAAACGCTGAAAGATTGGCTGAATCCATTGCTCAACTCGAAGCCGGAAATACAACCGTTCGAGAATTGAATAATGACGAATGATCGAAAGATTGTATTTACAGATAATGCTTGGGAAGATTACCTATACTGGCAAACCCAAGACAAGAAAACGCTCAAGAAACTAAATAAGTTGATTGAAGCTGCCAAAAGAACGCCCTTTGAAGGGATTGGAAAGCCGGAGCCACTAGTCGGCAACCTCTCTGGCTTTTGGTCAAGACGAATCGATGACAAGAATCGATTAGTGTATAAAGCAGATGACGATAACTTTTACATAATTGCTTGTCGTCACCACTATTAAAAGCAGTAAGCAGCACATAGAAAGGGCAGTAATGATCAGTTGGCCATCTTTGGTAAAACTCGACGGTGACGATGAGCTTATTTACGTCGCGTCAGAACAAGATTTTCAGGCTGAATGCTCAGACATGATCTTGGGCGATGATGATCACCTCATCGACTCAGAGGGAGACAGCTACTCGCTTAAATCGCACTCGAACCAACTGTCTCTAGCTAAACGAGCAGACCAATATTCGGTTGAAAGCGTGACCAAACTGATTCGAAACCACGAGTTTCAGAAAGCTGAAGTGTGCCTGATGAAGATCCACTTCCTGACTATCGAAGAAGCAATTCAGTCACTGGCTTTTGAGCGACGTTAATAGCTCTCCTTAAAGCTAATAAACTAAACCTGTTAAAACAAAAACAGCGCCAAAATAGGCGCTGTTTTTGTTTGTTATTTCGCTATCGCTTAATTAAGCGATAAAAATCTGTGCCAGTGCGTAGCCTAAACAACATGCACCGACCACACCGATTAAACCCACCGACATGAATGAGTGGTTGAAGTACCACTTACCAATCTTGGTAGTGCCAGACACATCGAAGTTCACCGTTGCGATATCTGATGGGTAGTTCGGGATGAAGAAGTAGCCGTAAACCGCTGGCATCAAGCCGATAAGCAGTGCTGGGTCTAATCCTAAGCCAAGGCCAACTGGTAGCATCATACGTGCAGTAGCGGCTTGAGAGTTCACCACAACTGATACGATGAACAGCGCTAGTGCGAACGTCCATGGGTAGTTGGTCACCATTTCCACGATGCCAGATTTGAACTGAGGCATTGCGTATTGGAAGTAAGTATCCGACATCCAAGCGATACCGAAGATAGCAATCGCCGCCACCATACCCGATTTGAATACCACACCGTTTGGCACATCACGCGGGTCAGTTTTGGTTGCCAGCAAGATGATACCGCCGAAACAGAGCATCATCATTTGGATGATCACCGACATCTTGATTGGCTTGTCGCCGTCTACGATGGTTCTGATCTCTGGCACCATCGCCACGATAACAATCACCACAATTGAAAGTAAGAAAATCAATACTGCATTACGAGCCGAAGTTGGCAGTACTTCATCCAAAGACGTCGCAGTGGTGCTTTCGATGCGCTTTTTCCACTCAGGATCTTTTAGACGCGCTTGGTATTCAGGATCGTCGTTCAGTTCTTTGCCACGTTTCAAGCTATACAGAGAAAGTAAAAGTGTGCCGAACAGCGTTGCAGGAACCGTCACCATCAAAATAGAAAGCAGAGTAATAGAGTGTTGGATATCAGAAAGTTGCGCGAGGTAATAAACCACTGCTGCCGAGATTGGAGATGCAGTAATCGCCAGTTGAGATGCAACAGATGCAGCCGCCATTGGGCGCTCAGGACGAATACCATTCTTCAATGCAACATCGCCGATGATAGGCATGATGGAGTAAACCGCATGGCCAGTGCCCAATAGGAAAGTCATCGAGTAAGTCACGAACGGTGCTATCAAAGTGACGCGTTTCGGGTTCTTTCTCAGTACCCTTTCGGCCACTTGCAGCATGTATTTCAAGCCACCAGCCGCTTCAAGAATAGAAGCACAGGTAACAACAGCGAGGATGATCAGCATTACGGTGACAGGTGGAGACGTTGGTGGCATCTTGAAGACAAACACCTCGATAACCAAACCAATACCAGAAACAACACCTAACCCAATACCGCCATACCGAGACCCGATATAAAGAACGACTAATAAAAATAGAAACTCAAAATACAACATAAGCAACCCTGCTAAAAATATGGACTAATGATATTTTGTCCCTAAGTTCCGCTATTTACTTATCGCTTGGTCACACTATGATTGCAGACTCTCGCAAATTGTTTTTTCTAAGATTATGGTCACGCTAACTGAACCGTAAGTTTATGAAATGTAATAGGAAGACAGACTCTAAATCTAAATTTGTTATGTACGATAACCATTATTGTGACTGTTAGATCTGTATGGCCTATAAAGTGCCAGATTCATAACTTAACGATATTATTTCATTCATA
The nucleotide sequence above comes from Vibrio atlanticus. Encoded proteins:
- a CDS encoding Txe/YoeB family addiction module toxin codes for the protein MTNDRKIVFTDNAWEDYLYWQTQDKKTLKKLNKLIEAAKRTPFEGIGKPEPLVGNLSGFWSRRIDDKNRLVYKADDDNFYIIACRHHY
- a CDS encoding CLCA_X family protein, producing the protein MKLTHFKYKTRKGPDYRHGDQVSFMDIKQTFGMGSIRVGAWVTKEEKELAANLIFDSLADLAYILALPPEAIGLRGTLGLAFGSGGRKGVQAHYAPNQRELALAKNAGAGALAHEFWHAFDHYIAEKAFEIGDTSGPRKQILFASDCWLHDRKVRPHPLNESLMSLFDATLLSDNNLDKHDYVARSVIADKAMSARYFSLPTEMTARAFESVIESCSDIKNVYLVDGTTKPDMYPVYPDMAHREEIFQALQGYFAPLGRSLSK
- a CDS encoding type II toxin-antitoxin system Phd/YefM family antitoxin, giving the protein MNIVSFTEARNSLKSVLDRVVDDSDVTVITRRDSEDAVVMSLDHFNSMQETLYLMSSPKNAERLAESIAQLEAGNTTVRELNNDE
- a CDS encoding flavin reductase family protein, whose product is MKAMTLSRQDIQAMDQRERARLINSLSGFKSANLIGTCDKQGLENLAVVSSVVHLGSNPPLLGFIIRPAESRRHTLENILETQHFTINSIGAGFVQKAHQTSARYPKSVSEFNAVGLTPYYDDVFPAPFVLESPLKIGLAFKEQITIESNQTQMLIGEVVTVHAPKRAVMPDGYLDLEALDLVTISGLDSYHVTQRLHRLSYAKPNRSLFPLTHEGNPTSWEAFEHNLTHFAR
- a CDS encoding anaerobic C4-dicarboxylate transporter translates to MLYFEFLFLLVVLYIGSRYGGIGLGVVSGIGLVIEVFVFKMPPTSPPVTVMLIILAVVTCASILEAAGGLKYMLQVAERVLRKNPKRVTLIAPFVTYSMTFLLGTGHAVYSIMPIIGDVALKNGIRPERPMAAASVASQLAITASPISAAVVYYLAQLSDIQHSITLLSILMVTVPATLFGTLLLSLYSLKRGKELNDDPEYQARLKDPEWKKRIESTTATSLDEVLPTSARNAVLIFLLSIVVIVIVAMVPEIRTIVDGDKPIKMSVIIQMMMLCFGGIILLATKTDPRDVPNGVVFKSGMVAAIAIFGIAWMSDTYFQYAMPQFKSGIVEMVTNYPWTFALALFIVSVVVNSQAATARMMLPVGLGLGLDPALLIGLMPAVYGYFFIPNYPSDIATVNFDVSGTTKIGKWYFNHSFMSVGLIGVVGACCLGYALAQIFIA
- a CDS encoding DUF4144 domain-containing protein — its product is MISWPSLVKLDGDDELIYVASEQDFQAECSDMILGDDDHLIDSEGDSYSLKSHSNQLSLAKRADQYSVESVTKLIRNHEFQKAEVCLMKIHFLTIEEAIQSLAFERR